In Labrus mixtus chromosome 13, fLabMix1.1, whole genome shotgun sequence, a single genomic region encodes these proteins:
- the efhc2 gene encoding EF-hand domain-containing family member C2: protein MALPFLPGNSPNKQLWKESFHKSQHFAVSDGVPMLVGLEKPGIGGELLYGQKIKPNFSVYPKGQGSDLPAWVAFDKQALCFDAYFQEAVPEAQTETYRIRKCKIYFYLEDDTIQVVEPECKNSGIPQGIFIRRQRIPLPPPDDDQFYNIFHFNINQQMVLHSRAFTVTDCDSFSRNFLTRLGVSVNDSISVPDDPYSNFREQIEKSMKPLRPYARRDTLKQFLDHDCKVLRFFCFWDDTENMFGDPRELVLHYYLADDTIEIREVISEIPGRGTVPKFLHRSKLPKLGPAQLKQPGEVTDRTVLNVFASASQGKRFILDSLKPSGVQNEFYKDCDLAVGREVNVWGRRVLITHCDDFTKEYYRSKYGTEDFTPMQYKAPKAPKPPRMVPPYNGFGSEEDSLVSCQSLLPKPPKKDFHKFMEKDRCGLDSHVLNFRAKMLTRDPLDRDRMFIISFYLSDDSISVFERPQRNSGWLGGKFLERGRVKKPGQERFKSEMSKYFTAQDLYVGATVCINNRNFQLLDADEYTFSYMEQHAEEFPKANVGNIISKVRSIPEEKQSEIRKFLTLSDPGKAGVIPYESFRGLLTGLDCGLSEHEVLVLGRSFSEHVERPAVDVGLMLAVAQDFLKKKPFDELPAMARAFTHQDRHKTGRLSTKQTRTICKAVHLPLPDKLLGDLLSRFADGDNIDYHAFLAGLSWLENPSPPVKPEDTLKFDLNVKFDAGEPSVKNVNYSSLLNDVFGHSSNNADLTTTIP, encoded by the exons ATGGCTTTGCCTTTTCTACCCGGGAATTCTCCCAATAAACAG CTGTGGAAAGAAAGTTTTCATAAATCTCAGCATTTCGCTGTTTCCGACGGAGTCCCAATGCTGGTGGGATTGGAGAAGCCGGGCATTGGAGGAGAGCTGTTATATGGCCAGAAGATTAAACCAAACTTTTCTGTTTACCCCAAAGGACAGGGCAGTGATTTACCAGCATGGGTGGCCTTCGACAAACAG GCTCTGTGTTTTGATGCATACTTCCAGGAAGCCGTGCCTGAGGCCCAAACTGAGACGTACAGGATCAGGAAGTGTAAAATCTACTTCTACTTGGAGGATGACACCATTCAGGTGGTGGAGCCAGAGTGCAAGAACAGCGGCATCCCTCAAG GAATATTTATTCGTCGCCAGCGTATCCCCCTGCCTCCACCGGATGATGACCAATTCTACAATATCTTTCATTTCAACATCAACCAACAGATGGTGCTGCACTCACGCGCTTTCACTGTGACCGACTGTGACTCTTTCTCAAGGAACTTTCTCACCAGACTGGGAGTGAGTGTAAATGACAGTATATCTGTACCTGATGACCCCTACAGCAACTTCCGGGAACAG ATTGAAAAAAGTATGAAGCCTCTTCGGCCGTATGCGAGGCGCGACACTTTGAAGCAGTTCTTGGACCACGACTGCAAAGTGCTGCGCTTCTTCTGCTTCTGGGACGACACAGAGAACATGTTCGGGGACCCCCGGGAGCTCGTACTGCACTACTACCTGGCCGATGACACCATCGAGATCAGAGAGGTTATCTCAGAAATCCCTGGGAGAGGTACTGTGCCCAAATTCCTGCACCGCAGCAAACTACCTAAG cttgGACCCGCCCAACTGAAGCAACCTGGAGAGGTGACGGACCGCACAGTGCTTAACGTGTTCGCCTCAGCAAGTCAGGGAAAACGCTTCATACTGGACAGTCTCAAA cCTTCAGGGGTCCAGAACGAATTTTACAAAGACTGTGATCTTGCTGTGGGACGGGAGGTGAATGTGTGGGGCCGCAGAGTGCTCATCACCCACTGTGACGACTTCACCAAAGAATACTATCGCTCCAAATATGGCACAG AGGACTTCACCCCAATGCAATACAAAGCCCCCAAGGCCCCTAAGCCCCCAAGGATGGTGCCCCCCTACAACGGCTTCGGCTCAGAGGAGGACTCTCTGGTCTCCTGCCAGAGCCTGCTGCCCAAACCCCCCAAGAAAGATTTCCACAAATTTATGGAGAAAGACAG atgtGGCCTAGACAGTCATGTGCTGAATTTCCGAGCCAAGATGTTGACCAGGGATCCCCTCGACAGAGACAGGATGTTCATCATCTCCTTTTACCTTAGTGACGACTCCATCAGTGTGTTTGAGCGCCCGCAGAGGAACTCAG GTTGGCTTGGTGGTAAATTTCTGGAACGTGGTCGTGTGAAGAAGCCGGGTCAAGAGCGGTTTAAGAGTGAGATGTCCAAGTACTTCACCGCTCAGGATCTGTACGTTGGTGCCACCGTCTGCATCAACAATAGGAACTTCCAGCTTCTGGATGCTGATGAATACACCTTTAGCTACATGGAGCAACATGCTGAGGAG TTCCCCAAAGCAAACGTGGGAAACATCATCAGTAAAGTACGTTCGATTCCTGAGGAGAAACAGAGCGAGATCAGGAAGTTCCTAACTCTCAGTGACCCTGGCAAAGCTGGCGTCATCCCCTACGAGTCGTTCAG GGGTCTGTTGACGGGTCTGGACTGCGGCCTGTCGGAGCACGAGGTTCTGGTTCTGGGCCGAAGCTTCTCGGAGCACGTCGAGCGGCCTGCGGTGGACGTGGGTCTGATGCTGGCTGTGGCTCAAGACTTCCTCAAGAAGAAGCCCTTTGATGAGCTCCCGGCCATGGCCAGAGCGTTCACACACCAAGACCGACACAA AACTGGACGTCTCTCCACCAAACAGACGAGGACCATCTGCAAGGCCGTCCACCTCCCTCTGCCTGACAAGCTGCTGGGAGATCTGCTCAGCAG GTTTGCAGACGGGGACAATATCGACTACCACGCTTTCCTGGCTGGTCTTAGCTGGTTAGAGAATCCGAGTCCTCCAGTAAAGCCTGAAGACACCTTAAAG TTTGACCTGAATGTGAAGTTTGATGCTGGAGAACCGTcagtgaaaaatgtcaactacTCATCACTCCTGAACGACGTCTTCGGCCATTCCTCCAACAACGCTGATCTAACAACCACCATCCCGTAG
- the fundc1 gene encoding FUN14 domain-containing protein 1, whose translation MQMTLNVQATEDKHFKMANRDKGKELEEEIYDKVVDLTEYAKRQRWWNRLFGKNSGPVAEKYSVATQIAIGGVSGWCAGYLFQKVGKVAATSVGGGLLLLQIANNSGYIQVDWKRVEKDVNKAKKQLKKGTNQAGPELNTFMEKTQEFVKKNIVVTSGFIGGFLLGLAS comes from the exons ATGCAAATGACGCTGAACGTGCAGGCAACTGAGGACAAGCATTTCAAAATGGCGAATCGCGACAAGG GTAAAGAGTTGGAGGAGGAGATTTATGACAAGGTGGTGGACCTGACAGAATATGCCAAACGACAGAGATGGTGGAACCGCCTGTTCGGGAAGAACTCCGGACCTGTAGCAGAGAAATACTCAGTGGCTACACAGATAGCCATCGGGGGAGTGAGTGGATG GTGTGCAGGATACCTGTTTCAGAAGGTGGGGAAAGTTGCTGCTACATCAGTAGGAGGAGGTCTGCTGCTGTTACAG ATAGCAAACAATAGTGGCTACATCCAGGTGGACTGGAAGAGAGTAGAGAAGGACGTCAACAAAGCAAAGAAGCAGCTAAAGAAGGGAACCAATCAAGCGGGCCCGGAGTTGAACACATTCATGGAGAAG accCAAGAGTTTGTGAAGAAGAATATTGTCGTCACGAGTGGATTCATCGGAGGATTCCTGCTCGGCCTGGCCTCTTAG